The Actinomycetota bacterium genome has a segment encoding these proteins:
- a CDS encoding TldD/PmbA family protein, with the protein MPVDLLAERLDEVLIREVLTAGLSRGGDFAELYAEHKRGRALRLEDQRVEELTSSLDLGAGIRVIRGGRTAYAYTNVLDRASLLEAAQVAAAGAQGEVARRVDDLTRPDRRVDHPVRIDPFEADKQDLVALAVRADEAARDVSGDVRQVIVTYLDGAADVLIANSEGRLVDDHRTRTRLATQVVAARDGVIQTGFEGPGASAGHEMFDSHRPEDVARAAARQAVAMLDSRPAPSGEMPVVLWRGDGGVLFHEACGHGLEADIVAKEASVYAGRRGEKIGSDLLSGVDDATVQNGWGSYAFDDEGTPAQRTILFDQGTLVDYLSDHRSSRKLDLPVTGNGRRQSYAHLPIPRMTNSYIVSGDADPDELIASIDRGVLCKGLGGGQVNPATGDFVFGMTEAYLVEGGEIRYAVRGANLVGNGPETLRRIDAVGTDFAQRQGICGKDGQGVPVAFGTPTLRIARITVGGTA; encoded by the coding sequence ATGCCCGTGGATCTGCTCGCTGAACGCCTCGATGAGGTGCTGATCCGGGAGGTGCTGACGGCGGGGCTGTCGCGGGGCGGGGATTTCGCCGAGCTGTACGCCGAGCACAAGCGGGGACGGGCACTGCGGCTGGAGGATCAGCGGGTCGAGGAGCTCACCTCGTCGCTGGACCTGGGGGCCGGCATCCGGGTCATCCGCGGCGGCCGGACCGCGTACGCCTACACCAACGTGCTCGACCGCGCGTCGCTGCTGGAAGCGGCGCAGGTGGCGGCGGCGGGTGCGCAGGGTGAGGTCGCCCGCCGCGTGGACGATCTGACCCGGCCCGACCGCCGCGTCGACCATCCGGTCCGCATCGACCCGTTCGAGGCCGACAAGCAGGACCTGGTCGCCTTGGCGGTTCGGGCCGACGAGGCGGCCCGCGACGTCTCGGGTGACGTCAGGCAGGTGATCGTGACCTACCTGGACGGCGCCGCCGACGTGCTGATCGCCAACAGCGAGGGGCGTCTGGTCGACGATCACCGCACCCGGACGCGTTTGGCCACACAGGTGGTGGCTGCCCGCGACGGCGTGATCCAGACCGGGTTCGAGGGGCCGGGTGCCAGCGCCGGACACGAGATGTTCGACAGTCACCGCCCCGAGGACGTCGCGCGAGCTGCGGCCCGACAGGCGGTCGCGATGCTCGATAGCCGTCCTGCCCCCAGTGGCGAGATGCCGGTGGTGCTGTGGCGTGGCGACGGCGGGGTCTTGTTCCACGAGGCGTGCGGGCACGGGCTCGAGGCCGACATCGTCGCCAAGGAGGCCAGCGTCTACGCCGGCCGCCGCGGCGAGAAGATCGGGAGCGATCTGCTGTCGGGGGTCGATGACGCCACCGTCCAGAACGGGTGGGGGTCGTACGCGTTCGACGACGAGGGCACCCCGGCGCAACGCACCATCCTGTTCGACCAAGGCACCCTGGTCGACTACCTCAGCGACCACCGCAGTTCCCGCAAGCTCGACCTGCCCGTCACCGGGAACGGCCGCCGCCAGTCCTACGCCCACCTGCCGATCCCACGGATGACGAACTCGTACATCGTGTCGGGCGACGCTGACCCCGACGAGCTGATCGCCAGCATCGACCGCGGGGTGCTGTGCAAGGGGCTCGGTGGTGGCCAGGTCAACCCGGCGACCGGCGACTTCGTGTTCGGCATGACCGAGGCGTACCTGGTCGAGGGGGGTGAGATCCGCTACGCCGTCCGCGGAGCCAACCTGGTCGGGAACGGACCCGAGACGCTGCGGCGGATCGACGCGGTCGGGACCGACTTCGCCCAGCGTCAGGGCATCTGCGGCAAGGACGGTCAGGGTGTGCCGGTGGCGTTCGGGACACCCACCTTGCGCATCGCTCGCATCACGGTGGGGGGGACAGCATGA
- the ettA gene encoding energy-dependent translational throttle protein EttA — protein MTLAEYIYVMKGLSKVVPPGRAVLDDIWLSFLPGAKIGVIGPNGAGKSTLLRIMAGQDTDFEGEAWLANGYTVGFLSQEPRLDPGKDVRGNILDGVADAAALVERFQALSARMAEPLDDGEMQRVYDEFAEVQDAIDAAGAWDLDRTLEIAMDALRVPPGDTDVSTLSGGERRRVALCRLLLSKPDLLLLDEPTNHLDAESVAWLERHLQDYPGTVVAVTHDRYFLDNVAGWILELDRGKGFPYRGNYSGWLDQKRQRLAQEEKHESARQQTLARELEWVRQSPKARQAKSKARIQAYESLLAQSPSERVGTAEIVIPDGPRLGEVVVEADHVWKGYGDRLLIEDLTFSLPPGGIVGVIGPNGAGKTTLFEMIVGDDKPDAGEIRVGETVQLAYVDQHRDALDPDRTVFEEISGGQELLDVGGRELNARSYVATFNFRGADQQKKVGKCSGGERNRIHMAKLLRSGGNLILLDEPINDLDVDTLRALEEALLAFAGCAMIISHDRWFLDRVATHILAFEGDSQAVWYPGGYSDYAQDRRRRLGADADQPHRITYKPLRRREG, from the coding sequence CTGACGTTGGCCGAGTACATCTACGTGATGAAGGGGCTGTCGAAGGTAGTCCCGCCTGGCCGGGCGGTCCTCGACGACATCTGGCTGTCGTTCCTGCCGGGCGCGAAGATCGGCGTGATCGGCCCCAACGGTGCCGGCAAGTCGACCCTGCTGAGGATCATGGCCGGGCAGGACACCGACTTCGAGGGCGAGGCGTGGCTCGCCAACGGCTACACGGTCGGTTTCCTCTCCCAGGAACCCCGCCTCGATCCCGGCAAGGACGTCCGCGGCAACATCCTGGACGGTGTGGCCGACGCCGCCGCGCTGGTGGAACGCTTCCAGGCGCTCAGCGCCCGGATGGCCGAACCCCTCGACGACGGCGAGATGCAGCGGGTCTACGACGAGTTCGCCGAGGTCCAAGACGCCATCGACGCGGCCGGCGCCTGGGACCTGGATCGCACGCTCGAGATCGCGATGGACGCGCTGCGGGTCCCACCCGGCGACACCGACGTGTCCACCCTGTCGGGTGGCGAGCGCCGGCGCGTGGCGCTGTGTCGTCTGCTGCTGTCCAAGCCGGACCTGCTGCTCCTCGACGAGCCCACCAACCACCTCGACGCGGAGAGCGTCGCATGGCTCGAGCGACACCTGCAGGACTACCCGGGGACGGTCGTGGCAGTCACCCACGATCGCTACTTCCTCGACAACGTCGCCGGGTGGATCCTGGAGCTCGACCGGGGCAAGGGCTTCCCGTACCGCGGCAACTACTCGGGATGGCTCGACCAGAAGCGCCAACGGTTGGCTCAGGAGGAGAAGCACGAGTCGGCCCGCCAGCAGACGCTGGCCCGTGAGCTCGAGTGGGTGCGCCAGTCACCCAAGGCGCGGCAGGCCAAGAGCAAGGCCCGCATCCAGGCCTACGAGAGCCTGCTGGCGCAGTCGCCGTCCGAGCGGGTGGGGACCGCCGAGATCGTGATCCCCGACGGTCCCCGCCTGGGTGAGGTCGTGGTCGAGGCGGACCACGTCTGGAAGGGGTACGGCGACCGGCTGCTGATCGAGGACCTCACGTTCTCGCTTCCACCGGGAGGGATCGTCGGGGTGATCGGTCCCAACGGGGCCGGGAAGACGACCTTGTTCGAGATGATCGTCGGGGACGACAAGCCCGACGCCGGCGAGATCCGGGTTGGTGAGACGGTGCAGCTGGCGTACGTCGACCAGCACCGTGACGCCCTCGACCCCGACCGGACGGTGTTCGAGGAGATCTCGGGCGGTCAGGAGCTGCTCGACGTCGGGGGGCGAGAGCTCAACGCCCGGTCGTACGTGGCGACGTTCAACTTCCGCGGGGCGGACCAGCAGAAGAAGGTCGGCAAGTGCTCCGGCGGGGAACGCAACCGCATCCACATGGCCAAGCTGCTGCGCAGCGGCGGGAACCTGATCCTCCTCGACGAGCCGATCAACGATCTGGACGTGGACACGTTGCGTGCGCTGGAAGAGGCGTTGTTGGCCTTCGCGGGATGCGCGATGATCATCAGCCACGACCGGTGGTTCCTCGACCGGGTGGCCACCCACATCCTCGCCTTCGAGGGCGACAGCCAGGCCGTGTGGTACCCGGGCGGCTACAGCGACTATGCGCAGGACCGCCGACGGCGGCTGGGCGCTGACGCCGACCAGCCGCACCGCATCACCTACAAGCCACTCCGCCGCCGCGAGGGCTGA
- a CDS encoding fused MFS/spermidine synthase: MSPVAAGLLVFVASGSVLVLEILAGRLLAPYVGVTLETYTAIIGTVLAGISLGSWLGGRAADRIDPRLLLGPLVVAGGILGLIAPTAIAVLGQSAEVRGGGPVGVVALALIGFFAPAAVLSAVTPTVVKLQLDDLSDTGTVVGRLAALGTAGAIVGTFVTGFLLIAQLPSRAIVLSVGGGLVAVGVVVWVALRPDRVHVAGLVALAGLAAASTAATLGTCEYESPYFCARVVAEPDDPSRRLLLLDTVRHSFVDVDDPTHLEFTYSQTLSDVVAAIAPPGEPIDALHVGGGGFTMPRYLAATRPGSTNVVLELDAVLVRVAHEQLGLEPQPGLDIRVGDARVTLPQLPEDAFDLVIGDAFGGLTVPWHLTTREFLEQIAARLRPGGVYAMNLIDYPPNAFARAEVATMRQVFDHVAVLAPPARLRHDDGGNFIVVGSDAPIPVDAILARNTRRGDDEAAVTGDAVDRFVGDAPVLTDAYAPVDQLMNPRRR, translated from the coding sequence ATGTCCCCCGTCGCCGCCGGTCTGCTGGTGTTCGTCGCGTCCGGTTCGGTGTTGGTCCTCGAGATCCTCGCCGGCCGGCTCCTCGCCCCGTACGTCGGGGTGACGCTGGAGACCTACACCGCGATCATCGGGACGGTCCTGGCGGGGATCTCGCTGGGTAGCTGGCTCGGGGGACGCGCAGCCGACCGCATCGACCCACGACTACTCCTCGGCCCGCTGGTCGTTGCTGGCGGGATCCTGGGTCTGATCGCCCCGACCGCGATCGCGGTGCTCGGCCAGAGCGCCGAGGTGCGCGGCGGCGGCCCCGTCGGCGTGGTCGCGCTGGCGCTCATCGGGTTCTTCGCGCCGGCAGCGGTGCTCAGCGCGGTCACCCCCACGGTGGTGAAGCTGCAGCTCGACGACCTCAGCGACACCGGAACCGTGGTGGGGCGGCTGGCCGCGCTCGGCACCGCCGGCGCGATCGTCGGCACGTTCGTGACGGGGTTCCTGCTGATCGCCCAGCTGCCCAGCCGTGCGATCGTGCTGTCGGTCGGCGGGGGGCTGGTCGCGGTCGGTGTGGTGGTGTGGGTCGCGCTCCGCCCCGACCGCGTCCACGTGGCCGGGTTGGTGGCGCTCGCCGGGCTGGCCGCCGCCTCGACGGCGGCGACGCTGGGAACCTGCGAGTACGAGAGCCCCTACTTCTGCGCGCGCGTCGTCGCCGAGCCGGACGACCCGTCGCGGCGGCTGCTGCTGCTGGACACCGTCCGCCACAGCTTCGTCGACGTCGACGACCCCACCCACCTGGAGTTCACCTACAGCCAGACCTTGAGCGACGTGGTCGCGGCGATCGCCCCGCCGGGGGAGCCGATCGACGCCCTGCACGTGGGCGGGGGCGGTTTCACCATGCCGCGGTACCTGGCGGCGACCCGGCCGGGGTCGACCAACGTCGTGCTGGAACTCGACGCGGTCCTGGTTCGCGTCGCTCACGAGCAGCTGGGTTTGGAACCACAGCCCGGGCTGGATATCCGGGTGGGTGACGCTCGGGTGACGCTTCCGCAGCTACCGGAGGACGCGTTCGACCTGGTGATCGGTGACGCGTTCGGTGGTCTGACCGTCCCGTGGCACCTGACCACCCGGGAGTTCCTCGAGCAGATCGCCGCGCGGCTGAGGCCTGGAGGGGTGTACGCCATGAACCTCATCGACTACCCGCCGAACGCGTTCGCTCGTGCCGAGGTCGCGACGATGCGGCAGGTGTTCGATCACGTGGCCGTGCTGGCCCCTCCCGCGCGGTTGCGTCACGACGACGGCGGGAACTTCATCGTGGTCGGCTCCGACGCACCGATCCCGGTCGACGCGATCCTGGCTCGGAACACCCGCCGGGGCGACGACGAAGCCGCCGTGACCGGTGATGCGGTCGACCGGTTCGTGGGCGACGCGCCGGTGCTCACCGACGCGTACGCGCCGGTCGATCAGCTGATGAACCCGAGGCGGCGGTGA